From Drosophila busckii strain San Diego stock center, stock number 13000-0081.31 unplaced genomic scaffold, ASM1175060v1 chrUn_07, whole genome shotgun sequence, one genomic window encodes:
- the LOC108608272 gene encoding protein rolling stone has translation MTKLQVILHPVRKEFRRKRCGFDHDTPDDFVKSQWQTCTKSTAYLFYRWFMALFFIGVVVESMWPVADDETSYWLYFIYMTNWGIWLCMLTNLLGALLVTIWHYHPEYADKLLNMQAWTSPFRIYWGMHMIALVLSIVITIIYWSILYDANESTLDATNVLTHALNSVCMFIDLWIVAHPLRLLHIFLPVLFGIVYAIFSYIYQMCGGMNKKGKPYIYHVIDWTQPSNAFLTVLGVLVLSCVIYALLFAFFKLRLFLSRSCRQGTFVLPTTSKQCDKMPNGKQSTATPTPSGIQHSPSRISMVLSNFEGYENQAYAAGAGEQKSG, from the exons ATGACAAAGCTGCAGGTGATATTGCATCCAGTGCGGAAAGAGTTTAGACGCAAGCGTTGCGGATTCGATCATGATACGCCTGATGATTTTGTCAAGTCGCAA TGGCAAACGTGTACGAAGAGCACGGCGTATTTGTTCTATCGCTGGTTCATGGCCCTTTTCTTTATTGGCGTTGTCGTCGAGTCCATGTGGCCGGTGGCCGATGATGAGACCAGCTATTGGTTATACTTTATCTATATGACCAATTGGGGCATCTGGCTTTGCATGCTGACCAATTTACTGGGCGCATTGCTCGTTACCATCTGGCATTACCATCCTGAGTATGCGG ACAAACTTCTTAATATGCAGGCTTGGACAAGTCCCTTTCGAATTTACTGGGGTATGCATATGATCGCACTGGTCTTATCGATTGTCATTACGATCATTTACTGGAGCATTCTTTACGATG CTAATGAAAGCACTTTGGATGCGACAAATGTCCTAACGCATGCCCTCAATTCAGTCTGCATGTTCATCGATCTGTGGATTGTGGCCCATCCCTTGCGCCTGTTGCATATCTTTTTGCCAGTATTATTCGGCATTGTCTATGCCATATTCTCCTATATCTATCAAATGTGTGGCGGCATGAACAA GAAAGGCAAGCCTTATATCTATCATGTAATCGACTGGACCCAACCAAGCAACGCTTTCCTGACTGTACTCGGTGTGCTGGTGCTCTCCTGCGTCATCTATGCTCTGCTCTTTGCCTTCTTCAAGCTGCGTCTGTTTCTCTCGCGTAGCTGTCGACAGGGCACCTTTGTCCTGCCCACCACAAGCAAGCAGTGCGACAAGATGCCAAACGGCAAGCAGAGcacggccacgcccacgcccagtGGCATACAACATTCGCCCTCAAGAATTTCCATGGTCTTGAGCAACTTTGAGGGCTATGAGAATCAAGCATACGCTGCAGGCGCTGGCGAGCAAAAGTCAGGCTAA
- the LOC108608273 gene encoding protein rolling stone isoform X1 produces the protein MQFFKRFWKGLNNELQKKHFGFEYNHVHLFYKSLWQKNEVSAYYLLYRWIWAILFLSIYIACTILQFCEGKFFIYMTNWGFGLATITMVYAAVQVTCWHYDVGNVRSLVQESGQKANTTCSLKVYWVLHNVSLLLALIISTVYWIFLNGRMNKPVRFPAISIITHGLNSICMLIDFIIVAFPLRLLHMVQTMLTAIIFFLFTLIYYLCHGTDEFGNPYVYPILDWNDPKRCLVTFIGIFIMIVCYWILLFGAHKLRQAFNRAFSVVWTPHAVGLI, from the exons atgcaatttttcaaaaGGTTCTGGAAGGGCCTCAATAATGAATTGCAAAAGAAACACTTTGGCTTTGAATACAATCACGTGCACTTGTTCTATAAATCCCTG TGGCAAAAGAATGAAGTCAGCGCATATTATTTGCTCTATCGTTGGATATGGGCCATACTCTTCCTCAGCATTTACATTGCCTGCAccattttacaattttgtgAGGGAAAGTTCTTCATCTACATGACCAATTGGGGCTTCGGACTGGCCACCATTACCATGGTGTATGCAGCGGTGCAGGTTACTTGCTGGCACTACGATGTGGGAAATGTGCGTAGTCTGGTGCAAGAGTCGGGGCAGAAGGCGAATACGACGTGTAGCCTGAAAGTCTATTGGGTGCTGCATAAtgtgtcgctgctgctggcactgaTCATATCCACAGTCTACTGGATATTTCTAAATGGTCGTATGA ACAAACCCGTGCGATTTCCGGCGATTAGCATTATAACGCATGGTCTGAACTCAATATGCATGCTGATCGATTTTATTATCGTTGCATTTCCGTTGCGTTTGCTGCACATGGTGCAGACAATGCTCACGGCTATAATATTCTTTCTATTCACCCTCATCTATTATTTGTGCCATGGCACCGATGA ATTTGGCAATCCCTATGTCTATCCCATACTCGACTGGAATGATCCCAAGCGCTGTTTGGTCACCTTCATCGGCATTTTCATCATGATAGTCTGCTATTGGATCTTGCTCTTTGGTGCCCACAAGCTCAGGCAGGCATTCAATCGAGCCTTCAGCGTTGTCTGGACACCACATGCCGTGGGTCTCATATAA
- the LOC108599318 gene encoding adenylate kinase isoenzyme 5 isoform X1 — translation MGICLDTDASAAQDTGEQGNDWNRTRNQNSQNPESGSAMALNGNGQRFGSANIGAIQHAGKIKFDPPKVPVIFVLGGPGSGKVTHCDTFMQERRGVTHINMMDLLQQYAMGNDMQDFSQLSSKTVTEVLMLEMKMAPAAKAYLISGYPRSMRDVVEYSEKIQVVNGVILISWRQSVLQKQIDYGAKLGHVVLSLAKMELENFFKNVMPVADYFDQSDMLLAVNGERAPTEVYKDFRTAVLDILSQLENQEAMLNGVTGMGRGIHDIPGSIVSVDTAPSQVQAPQIPDRAAISGARVERNVTNAVISHIAANAATATETLRTAGTSVDDDDSGVVVTQQPRFNQQAPAGGETEPESHIPHIIWVIGGPGSNKATLCIKAVGLNPGWAHISVGRLLRNITDTAPRANTESYAVKEALAAGDMAPEKTLNQLLETNLRQLRDKTGILIDGYPRNIQQVMYFEKKYKQRPPIILLDCSKLQLGRGRIDDTVSSFRRRLELFREQTLPMLKTLDSSNRLQIVDGDTDSPSVQREFERLIRNHIQHLLNKTDGQNNAEAGQVNHVIRNEQTDAILHDLETNVPGAVPTISHHVSMMNGHLKNQESALASAKRPAQMMNGHVGGRPGTGPVAPLAQPVDFRHMLEEAERYPVDSYM, via the exons ATGGGTATTTGTTTAGACACAG ATGCCAGCGCGGCACAAGATACCGGCGAACAAGGCAACGATTGGAATCGTACACGGAATCAGAACTCGCAAAATCCAGAATCTGGCAGTGCCATGGCCTTAAATGGCAACGGCCAACGCTTTGGCTCGGCCAACATTGGAGCCATACAGCATGCCGGCAAAATCAAGTTCGATCCGCCCAAGGTGCCAGTGATCTTCGTCTTGGGCGGCCCAGGTAGTGGCAAGGTTACCCATTGCGACACCTTTATGCAAGAGCGTCGCGGTGTTACGCACATAAACATGATGGATCTGCTTCAGCAATACGCAATGGGTAACG ATATGCAGGACTTTTCACAGCTCTCATCAAAAACTGTTACCGAGGTGTTGATGctggaaatgaaaatggctCCAGCTGCCAAAGCATACCTAATATCTGGATATCCACGCTCCATGCGCGACGTGGTCGAGTATTCAGAGAAG ATACAAGTCGTCAATGGTGTAATATTAATATCCTGGCGCCAATCGgtgctacaaaaacaaattgattatGGCGCCAAATTAGGTCATGTTGTACTCTCCTTAGCCAAAATGGAATTGGAAAATTTCTTCAAAAATGTGATGCCAGTCGCTGATTATTTTGATCAAAGCGATATGCTATTGGCG GTTAATGGCGAGCGGGCACCCACTGAGGTGTATAAAGATTTTCGCACCGCTGTCTTAGATATACTGAGTCAATTAGAGAATCAAGAGGCGATGCTTAATGGAGTTACAGGTATGGGCAGAGGGATACATGATATACCCGGTAGTATTGTTAGCGTAGACACCGCACCTAGTCAAGTCCAAGCGCCTCAAATTCCAGACCGAGCTGCCATATCAGGGGCAAGAGTTGAGCGCAATGTCACCAATGCTGTGATATCTCATATAGCCGCCaatgcagcgacagcgacggaAACTTTACGCACAGCTGGTACCAGCGTAGATGATGATGACAGCGGTGTGGTAGTTACACAACAGCCTAGGTTCAATCAGCAGGCGCCTGCTGGGGGAGAGACGGAGCCAGAGTCACATATACCACACATAATTTGGGTAATTGGTGGTCCAGGCAGCAATAAGGCAACGCTTTGTATCAAAGCAGTGGGTCTCAACCCAGGGTGGGCGCATATTAG CGTTGGACGCTTACTTCGTAATATTACGGACACTGCACCACGTGCCAACACCGAAAGCTATGCGGTCAAGGAGGCTTTGGCTGCAGGTGACATGGCTCCAGAAAAGACGCTTAATCAGCTGCTGGAGACGAATCTGCGTCAGCTGCGGGATAAAACAGGCATCCTCATCGATGGTTACCCCCGAAATATACAACAAGTCATGTATTTTGAGAAAAAG TACAAACAGCGTCCGCCCATTATATTACTGGATTgctcaaagctgcagcttggacGTGGCCGCATAGACGATACAGTTTCTTCGTTTAGACGTCGTCTGGAGCTGTTTCGCGAACAGACGCTGCCTATGCTCAAGACTCTGGATAGCAGCAATCGTCTACAAATT GTGGATGGCGACACTGATAGTCCCTCGGTGCAGCGAGAGTTCGAGAGACTCATACGGAATCACATACAGCACTTGCTTAATAAAACTGACGGGCAGAACAATGCAGAAGCTGGGCAGGTCAACCATGTGATTCGCAATGAACAAACAGATGCTATACTGCACGATTTGGAAACGAATGTCCCGGGTGCGGTGCCTACGATCAGTCATCATGTAAGCATGATGAATGGACATCTAAAGAATCAAGAAAGTGCTCTGGCCAGCGCCAAACGACCCGCGCAAATGATGAACGGCCATGTAGGAGGACGTCCTGGCACAGGACCTGTCGCCCCGCTTGCACAACCAGTCGATTTTCGACACATGCTCGAGGAGGCAGAGCGTTATCCTGTTGACTCGTATATGTAG
- the LOC108602903 gene encoding protein rolling stone, with amino-acid sequence MRDQSSECCCQPMLDEFQLTKFSLQHDEPADFCRSQWQRGKRCVAWLIYRWILTAFFAGGVIGSLVDSFTGGHWFIYLTDWGFTLCLYACLYGAVITTIYFVNPNYFANGSWALKIYWLSHFTTTVLALMITLVFWTALYPSMSDGPVGLYNLWAHAFNSICMLYDCFMVAFPTRLMHFIYPLLVGLIYGFFSLFYFLAGGTDFFGNRYIYFILDWQQPGLAIASVCGCIVIALLFCVLVFWIYRFRSWLHERCVKPKAIEILETRSAENTESRETV; translated from the exons ATGCGTGATCAGAGCTCCGAGTGTTGCTGCCAGCCCATGCTGGATGAGTTTCAGTTGACCAAGTTCTCGTTGCAGCATGATGAGCCAGCGGACTTCTGTCGCTCGCAGTGGCAGCGTGGAAAGCGTTGCGTTGCTTGGCTGATTTACCGTTGGATTCTTACCGCGTTCTTCGCTGGCGGTGTTATTGGCAGTTTGGTGGATTCCTTCACGGGTGGACACTGGTTCATATATTTAACAGACTGGGGCTTCACtttgtgtttgtatgcgtgtCTTTATGGCGCAGTCATCACCACCATTTATTTTGTGAATCCCAACTATTTTG CTAACGGCAGTTGGGCACTGAAGATCTATTGGCTTTCCCATTTTACTACCACAGTGCTGGCCCTGATGATAACCCTAGTATTTTGGACTGCTCTCTATCCAA GCATGTCTGATGGTCCTGTCGGTCTTTACAACCTCTGGGCGCATGCCTTTAATTCCATTTGCATGCTGTATGATTGCTTTATGGTCGCCTTTCCCACCAGATTGATGCACTTTATTTATCCGCTCTTAGTGGGTCTCATCTATGGGTTCTTCTCCTTATTCTATTTTTTGGCTGGCGGCACCGACTT CTTTGGTAAtcgctatatatatttcattctGGATTGGCAGCAACCGGGATTGGCCATTGCGAGCGTGTGCGGCTGCATAGTTAttgctcttttattttgtgttttggtttTCTGGATTTATAGATTTAGAAGTTGGCTGCATGAACGGTGTGTGAAGCCGAAAGCAATTGAGATATTAGAAACACGATCGGCTGAAAATACGGAAAGTAGAGAAACTGTTTAA
- the LOC108597026 gene encoding uncharacterized protein LOC108597026 translates to MPVRISLTFFNKVIFIIIVIILFFIWWTNYNLINEQNNDFLKAAVLLKVSVQNEPRSELNRLAESEADTTPTDNDVTTLDFQLGEDDFLEANPAKSVRYFVYNKKCKIPYADPFSHEALAVYTPAKLKLCTNESDLIELNYDRNTQHYKLHINENFVRKVKSLKCNYREITRGTKERGDFHSIIQSPVYFKQNQSLPRHISAIIVSCHDAFNASNMVQQDAFQLVQLHKKSKRLARNPLERRPSVILLGLDSISRVNFQRTMPKTAKFVSQPGWVEMVGYNKVADNTLPNLLAVLTGHRPHELHEHCDISSYGCLDELPWIWKQYKRSGYMTATGEDITRTSLFTLGLSGFIKVPTDYYLRPLLVAIEKALRTYRRFGYDYCIGRRLSFAYVYDFCAQFTSIFVQDLDQPVFGFFWSCTFTHDFYFAASSLDEKFNAYMQKFERQQLFEKAIVILFSDHGSRYGDLMDLSDSFLEERLPMLHIYLPPWFRKTYSTYTESLYTNHNRLCSNYDLHNTLRHFLQLNATTKAHLPPLKNCPSSQSLLHTLPEDRGCEDACIEEHWCTCNEFINHPHDGEIYYVGKLVVYHMNRWMLLHNYNRKCQRLALMNMDKAEVKVLREENEKQTLYGSIVTYRLCFRTFPEVGQFRSTVRYNRDIHEIENLNVPAISRLNSYHNNSLCINDRIAKKFCFCYPEWKKFDDYMRYWQNLKITTKANLEI, encoded by the exons ATGCCAGTGCGCATATCATTGACATTTTTTaacaaagtaatttttataattattgttattattttattttttatttggtgGACAAATTACAACTTGATCAATGAGCAAAATAATGATTTTCTAAAAGCCGCCGTACTACTAAAGGTGTCAGTACAGAACGAGCCTCGATCAGAGTTGAACAGACTTGCTGAAAGCGAGGCAGATACTACTCCCACCGATAATGATGTCACCACATTAGATTTTCAATTGGGTGAGGATGACTTCCTGGAAGCAAACCCAGCAAAATCTGTAcgctattttgtttataataagaAATGTAAAATTCCCTATGCCGATCCGTTTTCCCATGAGGCTTTAGCTGTTTATACACcagctaagcttaagctatgCACCAATGAAAGTGATCTCATTGAGCTCAACTACGATAGGAACACGCAACACTACAAGCTGCATATAAACGAAAACTTTGTAAGAAAGGTGAAGAGCTTGAAGTGCAACTATCGTGAGATAACCAGAGGTACCAAGGAACGAGGGGATTTTCAcagcat AATACAGAGCCCTGTGTACTTTAAACAGAATCAGTCGCTACCACGACACATAAGCGCCATAATTGTGAGTTGCCATGACGCATTTAATGCTTCAAACATGGTCCAGCAAGATGCTTTTCAATTGGTACAGCTGCATAAGAAAAGCAAACGTTTGGCTCGTAACCCGCTGGAGCGTCGTCCTAGTGTCATCTTGCTTGGCTTGGATAGCATCTCACGAGTGAATTTCCAACGAACCATGCCAAAGACGGCCAAGTTTGTGAGTCAACCGGGCTGGGTTGAAATGGTGGGCTATAATAAAGTGGCCGACAACACCTTGCCCAATCTGTTGGCCGTGCTTACGGGTCACAGGCCGCACGAGCTTCATGAACATTGTGATATAAGCAGCTATGGCTGCTTGGATGAGCTTCCCTGGATTTGGAAACAGTATAAACGTTCTGGATATATGACGGCTACGGGCGAGGATATCACAAGAACTAGTCTCTTTACGTTGGGCTTGTCTGGTTTTATCAAAGTACCAACGGATTACTATTTGCGTCCTTTGCTGGTTGCAATTGAGAAAGCGCTGCGCACTTATCGAAGATTCGGCTACGATTATTGCATTGGTAGGCGACTTAGCTTTGCGTATGTCTATGATTTTTGCGCACAGTTTACGTCAATATTCGTCCAGGATCTCGATCAGCCGGTGTTTGGTTTCTTTTGGAGCTGCACGTTTACtcatgatttttattttgccgcCAGCAGCTTGGATGAAAAGTTTAATGCGTACATGCAGAAGTTTGAACGGCAGCAGCTTTTTGAGAAAGCCATTGTTATACTCTTTAGCGATCATGGATCACGCTATGGCGATCTTATGGATCTGTCTGATAGTTTTTTGGAGGAGCGTTTACCCATGCTACACATTTATTTGCCGCCTTGGTTTCGCAAAACTTATTCCACCTACACAGAATCCTTGTACACAAATCACAATCGGCTGTGCTCCAACTATGACCTTCACAACACACTGAGACATTTTCTGCAGCTGAATGccacaacaaaagcacacCTGCCACCGTTAAAAAATTGTCCCAGTAGTCAGTCTTTGCTGCATACGTTACCTGAGGATCGCGGTTGTGAGGATGCCTGTATTGAGGAGCATTGGTGCACCTGCAATGAATTCATCAATCATCCTCACGATGGTGAAATATATTATGTAGGTAAACTGGTGGTGTATCATATGAATCGCTGGATGCTTCTTCACAACTACAACAGAAAGTGCCAGCGTCTCGCCCTAATGAATATGGACAAGGCTGAAGTGAAGGTTTTGCGCGAGGAAAATGAAAAACAGACCTTGTATGGGTCCATTGTTACATATCGTTTATGTTTTCGCACCTTTCCTGAGGTGGGCCAATTTCGGTCAACCGTTCGCTACAACCGCGACATCCATGAGATTGAGAATCTAAATGTGCCAGCAATCAGTCGACTGAACTCTTATCACAATAATTCGTTATGTATTAATGACCGTATTGCTAagaagttttgcttttgctatccCGAATGGAAGAAATTTGACGATTACATGCGATATTGGCAAAACTTGAAAATCACTACGAAGGCCAACTTGGAAAtataa
- the LOC108608274 gene encoding sex-regulated protein janus-A, which translates to MDKVRKLILPTWRPVLQATRKYCDVQMKKLVTLPLVDIPEGKFKYVAAKVYIHGDMGHARTIVRGFQRVKYHLDVYDRVQNEVAALELCTQCVGGGYIVHDKEKKYIKIYGKSQTLGKADHRETKSILHSKFPDYHIDAQSGGMEE; encoded by the exons ATGGATAAAGtacgcaaattaattttacccACCTGGCGCCCAGTTTTGCAAG CAACGCGCAAATATTGCGATGTGCAAATGAAGAAGCTAGTCACCCTGCCCTTGGTCGACATACCCGAAGGCAAGTTCAAGTATGTGGCAGCCAAGGTCTACATCCATGGGGACATGGGGCATGCCCGTACCATTGTGCGCGGCTTCCAAAGAGTCAAGTACCATC TGGATGTATATGACAGGGTACAGAATGAGGTAGCGGCGTTAGAACTTTGCACCCAATGTGTTGGCGGTGGTTACATCGTTCATGATAAGGAGAAGAAGTATATTAAGATCTATGGCAAGTCTCAGACCCTGGGCAAGGCCGACCACAGGGAAACCAAGAGCATCTTGCATAGCAAATTCCCAGATTATCACATTGATGCGCAGTCGGGCGGAATGGAGGAATAA
- the LOC108599318 gene encoding adenylate kinase isoenzyme 5 isoform X2: MGICLDTDASAAQDTGEQGNDWNRTRNQNSQNPESGSAMALNGNGQRFGSANIGAIQHAGKIKFDPPKVPVIFVLGGPGSGKVTHCDTFMQERRGVTHINMMDLLQQYAMGNDMQDFSQLSSKTVTEVLMLEMKMAPAAKAYLISGYPRSMRDVVEYSEKIQVVNGVILISWRQSVLQKQIDYGAKLGHVVLSLAKMELENFFKNVMPVADYFDQSDMLLAVNGERAPTEVYKDFRTAVLDILSQLENQEAMLNGVTDRAAISGARVERNVTNAVISHIAANAATATETLRTAGTSVDDDDSGVVVTQQPRFNQQAPAGGETEPESHIPHIIWVIGGPGSNKATLCIKAVGLNPGWAHISVGRLLRNITDTAPRANTESYAVKEALAAGDMAPEKTLNQLLETNLRQLRDKTGILIDGYPRNIQQVMYFEKKYKQRPPIILLDCSKLQLGRGRIDDTVSSFRRRLELFREQTLPMLKTLDSSNRLQIVDGDTDSPSVQREFERLIRNHIQHLLNKTDGQNNAEAGQVNHVIRNEQTDAILHDLETNVPGAVPTISHHVSMMNGHLKNQESALASAKRPAQMMNGHVGGRPGTGPVAPLAQPVDFRHMLEEAERYPVDSYM, from the exons ATGGGTATTTGTTTAGACACAG ATGCCAGCGCGGCACAAGATACCGGCGAACAAGGCAACGATTGGAATCGTACACGGAATCAGAACTCGCAAAATCCAGAATCTGGCAGTGCCATGGCCTTAAATGGCAACGGCCAACGCTTTGGCTCGGCCAACATTGGAGCCATACAGCATGCCGGCAAAATCAAGTTCGATCCGCCCAAGGTGCCAGTGATCTTCGTCTTGGGCGGCCCAGGTAGTGGCAAGGTTACCCATTGCGACACCTTTATGCAAGAGCGTCGCGGTGTTACGCACATAAACATGATGGATCTGCTTCAGCAATACGCAATGGGTAACG ATATGCAGGACTTTTCACAGCTCTCATCAAAAACTGTTACCGAGGTGTTGATGctggaaatgaaaatggctCCAGCTGCCAAAGCATACCTAATATCTGGATATCCACGCTCCATGCGCGACGTGGTCGAGTATTCAGAGAAG ATACAAGTCGTCAATGGTGTAATATTAATATCCTGGCGCCAATCGgtgctacaaaaacaaattgattatGGCGCCAAATTAGGTCATGTTGTACTCTCCTTAGCCAAAATGGAATTGGAAAATTTCTTCAAAAATGTGATGCCAGTCGCTGATTATTTTGATCAAAGCGATATGCTATTGGCG GTTAATGGCGAGCGGGCACCCACTGAGGTGTATAAAGATTTTCGCACCGCTGTCTTAGATATACTGAGTCAATTAGAGAATCAAGAGGCGATGCTTAATGGAGTTACAG ACCGAGCTGCCATATCAGGGGCAAGAGTTGAGCGCAATGTCACCAATGCTGTGATATCTCATATAGCCGCCaatgcagcgacagcgacggaAACTTTACGCACAGCTGGTACCAGCGTAGATGATGATGACAGCGGTGTGGTAGTTACACAACAGCCTAGGTTCAATCAGCAGGCGCCTGCTGGGGGAGAGACGGAGCCAGAGTCACATATACCACACATAATTTGGGTAATTGGTGGTCCAGGCAGCAATAAGGCAACGCTTTGTATCAAAGCAGTGGGTCTCAACCCAGGGTGGGCGCATATTAG CGTTGGACGCTTACTTCGTAATATTACGGACACTGCACCACGTGCCAACACCGAAAGCTATGCGGTCAAGGAGGCTTTGGCTGCAGGTGACATGGCTCCAGAAAAGACGCTTAATCAGCTGCTGGAGACGAATCTGCGTCAGCTGCGGGATAAAACAGGCATCCTCATCGATGGTTACCCCCGAAATATACAACAAGTCATGTATTTTGAGAAAAAG TACAAACAGCGTCCGCCCATTATATTACTGGATTgctcaaagctgcagcttggacGTGGCCGCATAGACGATACAGTTTCTTCGTTTAGACGTCGTCTGGAGCTGTTTCGCGAACAGACGCTGCCTATGCTCAAGACTCTGGATAGCAGCAATCGTCTACAAATT GTGGATGGCGACACTGATAGTCCCTCGGTGCAGCGAGAGTTCGAGAGACTCATACGGAATCACATACAGCACTTGCTTAATAAAACTGACGGGCAGAACAATGCAGAAGCTGGGCAGGTCAACCATGTGATTCGCAATGAACAAACAGATGCTATACTGCACGATTTGGAAACGAATGTCCCGGGTGCGGTGCCTACGATCAGTCATCATGTAAGCATGATGAATGGACATCTAAAGAATCAAGAAAGTGCTCTGGCCAGCGCCAAACGACCCGCGCAAATGATGAACGGCCATGTAGGAGGACGTCCTGGCACAGGACCTGTCGCCCCGCTTGCACAACCAGTCGATTTTCGACACATGCTCGAGGAGGCAGAGCGTTATCCTGTTGACTCGTATATGTAG
- the LOC108608273 gene encoding protein rolling stone isoform X2, with amino-acid sequence MQFFKRFWKGLNNELQKKHFGFEYNHVHLFYKSLWQKNEVSAYYLLYRWIWAILFLSIYIACTILQFCEGKFFIYMTNWGFGLATITMVYAAVQVTCWHYDVGNVRSLVQESGQKANTTCSLKVYWVLHNVSLLLALIISTVYWIFLNGRMMYKRV; translated from the exons atgcaatttttcaaaaGGTTCTGGAAGGGCCTCAATAATGAATTGCAAAAGAAACACTTTGGCTTTGAATACAATCACGTGCACTTGTTCTATAAATCCCTG TGGCAAAAGAATGAAGTCAGCGCATATTATTTGCTCTATCGTTGGATATGGGCCATACTCTTCCTCAGCATTTACATTGCCTGCAccattttacaattttgtgAGGGAAAGTTCTTCATCTACATGACCAATTGGGGCTTCGGACTGGCCACCATTACCATGGTGTATGCAGCGGTGCAGGTTACTTGCTGGCACTACGATGTGGGAAATGTGCGTAGTCTGGTGCAAGAGTCGGGGCAGAAGGCGAATACGACGTGTAGCCTGAAAGTCTATTGGGTGCTGCATAAtgtgtcgctgctgctggcactgaTCATATCCACAGTCTACTGGATATTTCTAAATGGTCGTATGA TGTATAAGAGAGTTTAA